Proteins from a genomic interval of Rhizobium etli CFN 42:
- a CDS encoding TetR/AcrR family transcriptional regulator has protein sequence MTATDLTSDQKTRSRGRPREFDMDAALDAALLVFSERGYHATSISELTEAMGLASGSIYKAFKDKRGIFVAAFARYRKLGRRRLEAMIASAETGREKVFQMVMYYTELSHGEAGRKGCLVVGGANDFALLDDETAAHVVTAFAADEKLMADLIRIGQADHTIPKTVDPDAAALAFLCLTKGLRVIGKTGRSRQEMFAAAEAAMKLVT, from the coding sequence ATGACCGCTACCGACCTCACATCAGATCAAAAAACCCGTAGCCGTGGCCGTCCGCGCGAATTCGATATGGACGCAGCGCTCGATGCGGCCCTGCTGGTCTTTTCCGAGCGTGGATACCACGCCACCTCGATCAGCGAGCTGACCGAGGCGATGGGCCTTGCCTCGGGCAGCATCTACAAGGCGTTCAAGGACAAGCGCGGCATCTTCGTTGCCGCCTTTGCCCGCTATCGCAAGCTCGGCCGGCGGCGCCTGGAAGCAATGATCGCGTCAGCGGAAACAGGCCGCGAAAAGGTCTTTCAGATGGTGATGTATTATACGGAGCTCTCGCATGGCGAGGCCGGCCGCAAAGGCTGTCTCGTCGTCGGCGGCGCCAATGACTTCGCCCTGCTCGACGATGAAACGGCCGCCCATGTCGTCACTGCTTTTGCCGCCGACGAGAAGCTGATGGCCGATCTCATCCGCATCGGCCAGGCCGACCACACCATCCCGAAGACGGTGGACCCTGATGCCGCCGCCCTCGCCTTTCTCTGCCTGACCAAGGGCTTGCGCGTCATCGGCAAAACAGGACGCAGCAGGCAGGAGATGTTTGCCGCAGCCGAAGCGGCGATGAAGCTCGTGACCTGA
- a CDS encoding MFS transporter — MSISATTPDKAMSRALSPWLTFLFAAACGLVAANLYYGQPLAGPISADLGFSPAATGLIVTLTQIGYGLGLLLIVPLGDLTENRRLVLLLIAVSAVALIGAAVSTTPAMFLTASLSIGLASVAVQVLVPFAANMAPDATRGQVVGNVMSGLLCGIMLARPFASFVAEASSWHMVYYVTAALMLVLAIVLRANLPVRVPKTKLGYGELLGSMAHLALTSRVLQRRALYQAGMFGAFSLFWTTTPLLLASPAFGLTQNGIALFALAGAAGAVASPIAGRLADRGMTKIASTIAMLLGMASFLISHFAADGSLTALILLTGAAIMLDFGVTTNLVCGQRAIYGLNPEHRSRLNGLFMATFFTGGAIGSALGGWAYATGGWTMTAWIGFAFPALAFMLFLTEGRGNEA; from the coding sequence ATGAGCATTTCAGCCACCACGCCGGATAAGGCCATGTCACGAGCGCTGTCCCCTTGGCTCACCTTCCTTTTCGCCGCCGCCTGCGGGCTGGTGGCCGCCAATCTCTATTACGGCCAGCCGCTCGCCGGCCCGATCAGCGCCGATCTCGGCTTCTCCCCTGCCGCAACCGGCCTGATCGTCACGCTGACGCAGATCGGTTATGGCCTCGGCCTGCTTCTGATCGTGCCGCTCGGCGACCTGACGGAAAACCGCCGGCTGGTGCTGCTGCTGATCGCCGTCTCCGCCGTGGCGCTGATTGGCGCCGCAGTATCGACGACACCCGCGATGTTCCTCACCGCCTCACTCTCTATCGGCCTCGCCTCCGTCGCCGTTCAGGTGCTCGTGCCCTTTGCTGCCAACATGGCGCCGGATGCGACGCGCGGCCAGGTCGTCGGCAATGTCATGAGTGGCCTGCTCTGCGGTATCATGCTGGCGCGGCCCTTCGCGAGCTTCGTCGCCGAGGCCTCCTCCTGGCACATGGTCTATTACGTCACGGCAGCGCTGATGCTCGTGCTCGCCATCGTACTCCGCGCCAACCTGCCGGTTCGCGTGCCGAAAACGAAGCTCGGCTATGGCGAACTGCTGGGGTCTATGGCGCATCTGGCGCTGACCTCGCGCGTGCTGCAGCGCCGCGCCCTTTACCAGGCCGGCATGTTCGGCGCCTTCAGCCTGTTCTGGACGACGACGCCGCTGCTGCTCGCAAGCCCGGCATTCGGCCTGACGCAGAACGGCATCGCCCTCTTCGCCCTTGCGGGTGCGGCCGGCGCCGTCGCCTCGCCGATCGCCGGCCGGCTCGCCGATCGGGGCATGACGAAAATCGCCTCGACCATCGCCATGCTGCTCGGCATGGCCTCCTTCCTGATCAGCCATTTCGCCGCCGACGGCTCGCTCACCGCCCTGATCTTGCTGACGGGGGCCGCGATCATGCTCGATTTCGGCGTGACCACCAATCTTGTCTGCGGCCAGCGCGCCATCTATGGGCTGAACCCGGAACATCGCAGCCGACTGAACGGCCTCTTCATGGCCACCTTCTTTACCGGCGGTGCGATCGGCTCGGCACTCGGCGGCTGGGCCTATGCGACCGGCGGCTGGACGATGACCGCCTGGATCGGCTTCGCCTTTCCGGCACTCGCCTTCATGCTGTTCCTGACGGAAGGGCGTGGCAACGAAGCCTAA
- a CDS encoding SDR family oxidoreductase — protein MSETILVTGAAGQLGQRVIHHLIETYKVAPARIVAATRSPEKLAELANKGVVTRKADFDDAASLEKAFAGVDRLLIISTDALDTPGKRLTQHKAAVAAAVKAGVKHIAYTSMPAPDDSLVIFAPDHLGSENAVKTSGIAYTIIRNAWYHDNYLHGMPHNLQGGKWYSATGDGKISTIARDDCALAIAAALASGTSESATYTLTGTELLTNRQVAATVSEAAGKPLDVVDVNDEQLGQGIRGAGLPGFIADMLVSADANIRAGKFEVVTEDFTKLTGKQPQPLKDFFVAHKAALTAAGSAGGH, from the coding sequence ATGAGCGAAACCATCCTGGTCACCGGCGCCGCCGGACAGCTCGGCCAGCGTGTCATCCACCATCTCATCGAGACCTATAAGGTCGCCCCCGCCAGGATTGTCGCGGCGACGCGTAGCCCGGAAAAGCTCGCTGAGCTGGCAAACAAGGGCGTCGTCACCCGCAAGGCTGATTTCGATGATGCGGCCAGCCTGGAGAAGGCCTTCGCCGGCGTCGACCGGCTGCTGATCATCAGCACCGACGCGCTCGATACTCCCGGCAAGCGCCTCACCCAGCACAAGGCCGCCGTCGCTGCTGCCGTCAAGGCAGGCGTCAAGCACATCGCCTATACCTCGATGCCAGCCCCGGACGATTCGCTCGTCATCTTCGCGCCCGATCACCTCGGCAGCGAAAACGCTGTCAAGACAAGCGGCATCGCCTACACGATCATCCGCAACGCCTGGTACCACGACAATTACTTGCATGGGATGCCGCACAACCTGCAGGGCGGCAAATGGTACAGCGCCACGGGCGACGGCAAGATCTCGACCATTGCGCGCGACGACTGCGCCCTGGCGATCGCAGCCGCCCTCGCCTCCGGCACTTCCGAAAGCGCCACCTATACGCTGACTGGCACTGAACTGCTGACCAACCGGCAGGTCGCCGCCACCGTCTCCGAGGCCGCCGGCAAGCCGCTCGACGTGGTCGACGTCAATGACGAACAGCTCGGCCAGGGCATCCGCGGCGCCGGCCTCCCCGGCTTCATCGCCGACATGCTGGTCTCCGCCGACGCGAACATCCGCGCCGGCAAATTCGAAGTCGTGACCGAAGACTTCACCAAGCTGACGGGTAAACAGCCGCAGCCGCTGAAGGATTTCTTCGTGGCGCATAAGGCTGCATTGACGGCCGCTGGCAGCGCTGGGGGCCATTGA
- a CDS encoding winged helix-turn-helix transcriptional regulator yields the protein MSGKVISLKNRVSGMRREIDLAGLDFSNCPVRDMMQQIGGKWSTLLLEVLAAEPRRFGELRRMLPDISQRMLTQTLRDLQRDGYIAREVFPTKPPSVEYSMTELGRSLYQPLSQLLNWAEANHDAVRAARSRFDSADG from the coding sequence ATGAGCGGCAAGGTCATCAGTCTGAAGAACAGGGTGTCGGGTATGCGGCGCGAGATCGATCTCGCCGGTCTCGATTTTTCCAACTGCCCGGTCAGGGACATGATGCAGCAGATCGGCGGCAAGTGGTCGACGCTGCTGCTGGAGGTGCTGGCGGCCGAGCCCCGCCGCTTCGGCGAGCTCAGGCGGATGCTTCCGGATATTTCGCAGCGCATGCTGACGCAGACGCTGCGTGATCTGCAGAGGGATGGTTATATTGCCCGCGAGGTCTTCCCGACCAAGCCGCCGAGCGTCGAATATTCGATGACCGAGCTCGGCCGTTCGCTCTACCAGCCGCTGTCGCAGCTTTTGAACTGGGCGGAAGCGAACCATGACGCGGTGCGCGCCGCCCGCTCCCGTTTTGATTCCGCCGATGGTTAG
- a CDS encoding pyridoxine 5'-phosphate synthase → MPAKLSVNLNAIAMLRNRRDLPWPSVETLGRIALASGASGLTVHPRPDQRHIRFSDLPVIRNLIDDEFPKAEFNIEGYPTEEFLELCAGAAPEQVTLVPDDPSQATSDHGWDFRKHQAFLTDVVARLKKMGCRVSLFADGDGDAEAVKIAKVVGADRIELYTGPYGGCYDAPERAAPILEALGKTADAALAIGLDVNAGHDLTVANLPDLVKRIPDLAEVSIGHGLTADALEYGMAETVRRFCRACGQKV, encoded by the coding sequence ATGCCAGCCAAGCTCTCCGTGAACCTCAACGCCATCGCCATGCTGCGCAACCGGCGCGATCTGCCCTGGCCGAGCGTCGAAACCCTCGGGCGCATAGCCCTTGCATCAGGCGCCAGCGGCTTGACGGTGCATCCGCGCCCCGACCAGCGCCATATAAGATTTTCCGACTTACCCGTCATCCGCAACCTGATCGACGACGAATTCCCGAAGGCCGAGTTCAACATTGAAGGTTATCCCACAGAGGAATTCCTCGAACTCTGCGCCGGCGCTGCACCCGAGCAGGTGACGCTGGTGCCCGACGATCCGTCGCAGGCGACCTCCGATCACGGCTGGGACTTCCGCAAACACCAGGCGTTCCTCACCGATGTCGTCGCGCGGCTGAAGAAGATGGGATGCCGGGTCTCGCTTTTTGCCGACGGCGACGGCGATGCGGAAGCGGTCAAGATCGCCAAGGTGGTCGGCGCCGACCGGATTGAACTCTATACCGGCCCCTACGGCGGCTGTTACGACGCGCCCGAGCGGGCGGCTCCCATCCTCGAAGCGCTGGGAAAGACTGCAGACGCGGCGCTGGCGATCGGTCTTGACGTCAATGCCGGGCATGATCTGACCGTCGCAAACCTGCCTGATCTGGTGAAGCGCATTCCCGATCTTGCCGAAGTTTCTATCGGCCATGGGCTGACCGCCGATGCGCTGGAATATGGCATGGCGGAAACGGTGCGGCGGTTTTGCAGGGCTTGTGGGCAGAAGGTTTGA